The sequence CACCGTCCACGGGGCGATCCAGTTCGGGGGGTGGTCGGACACCGAGTGGTAGAGGAAGACCGGTACCGGGGTCATGGCCGGGTCCCCGCTCCGGTGTCGGGCGCCACGGTCGCGGTCGCCGTGCCGGGCGCATCCGTGCCGGTGGCGCCCGGGCCGAGGGTGTCCGTCCCGGTGGCGCCCGGGCCGGGCGGCCGGCCGATCCTGCCGGTGGCGTACCCGGCGGCGGCCAGGCAGGCCCCGGCCCCGAGCGCCCCGGCCGCCCGCAGCCGTCCGTGCCGCACCGCGCGGAGCACGGCGACCGGCAGGGTGCGGCGCAGGTAGCGCCGCTCGCTGGAGAGCGCGGACCGGGTGCCGACGTGCCGGGCGACCACGGCCTTGGAGCGGCCCTCGGCGTAGCAACGGGAGCTGAAGTAGCGCCAGCCGGTGCGGGCCGGCGGCACGTGCTGGCGGACCACCGCGGTGGGCTGGTGGCGCAGGACGCCCCCGGGGTTCAGCGCGGTGAGCCGGACGCAGAGTTCGGTCTCCTCGCAGCCGAACGGGCTGGTGCCGATCCGGCCGAGGTCGCCCCGGAAGCCTCCGGCGGCGACCACCGCGGCCCGCCGGAACGACATGTTGGCGCCGATGAAGTTGCGCACGGCGCCCGCGTCCTCGGGCGCGCCGGGGTAGGAGCAGCCGACCACCCAGTCGTACTCGGGCGGGAACCAGCCGGGCCGGCCGGTCTCCCACCAGGAGTCGACCCGGCCGCCGACGCCCAGCACCGCCGGGTCGCGGTAGCCGTCGAGCAGGGCCTCGGTCCAGTCGGGGGCGGCCACCGCGTCGTCGTCGAGGAAGGCCAGCAGTTCGCCCCGGGCCACCCGCACTCCGGTGTTGCGGGCGCCGGAGACGCCCGGCGGCTCGGTGCTCTCGACCACCCGCAGCTCCGGGCGGGCGGCCAGCCGGGCGGTCAGCGCCGGGCAGTGGTCGACCACGACCACCGTCTCGTCGGGCCGGCGCCGCTGTGCGGCCAGGGAGTCGAGGGCGGCGGTGAGGTCGTCCCACCGGTCGAGGGTGTAGCTGCAGACCACGACCGAGAGGGTGGTGGCCGGTGCCTCCGCCCGCCGGGTGCTGCTCGCGGTCTCGGTCTCGGGTCGCCGGGTGTTCATCGCGGTCTCCGGTGGGTGGACGGCAGCCAGCGCGGAAGCGCTGCCAGCAGGGGAAGGGCGAGGGCGGTAGGGGCGATCAGCCAGGCGGCGCCGACGCCCGCCAGGCCGTACGCGGGGAGCAGGACGGCGGCGAGCGCGACGACCAGTGCCGCGTACACGACCTGGAGGCCGATCATCCAGCGCAGGGCGCGGCGGGCCCGGGCGACGTCGGTGGCCAGGCTCAGCACGACGGTGGGCAGCGCGGAGAGCGCCATCAGCCGCAGCGCGGTGGTGCCGTGCTCGGCGTAGCCGGGGCCGAAGAGCCGCAGCAGCCACGGCGCACCGGCCACGATCACGACCACGGCGGAGAGCACGATCAGCCCGGTGTGCCGCAGCATCCGGCGGGCGTGCTCGGCGAGCCGTTCCGGCTCCCTGGCGGCCTCGACGACCAGGGAACTGCCCATGCTGTAGGCGGCCATGTAGAGGCTGTCGGCGATCACCCAGGCGAGCGCGTAGTAGGCGGCCCGCTCGGCGCCGAGGGCGGCCAGGACCATCAGCGGGACGACGCTGCACGCGGTGATCCCGGCCAGGTTGCCGAGGTAGTCGGCGACGGCGTAGCGGCCGATCCGCGGTTGCGGCGGCGGGGTGGTGACGGACAGCCGCTCGTGCGCCGGAACGGCCCGGCGGAACAGCACCACGTTGGTCACCAGCACCGTCAGCAGCAGGGCCGCGGCCCAGGAGAGCAGGATCCCGGTGCCGACGGCGAGCGCGGCACAGACCGCCAGGGCCCCGGCCTTGACGAGCGCGAAGCAGGCGTTCTCGCCGACCACCAGGCCGGCCCGGCGCAGTCCGGTGAGGGCGCCGTCCTGGAGCACGAAGATCGAGTAGCCGGCCGTCACGACGACGAAGGAGACCGCGAGCAGCGGTTCCCGCAGGTAGCCGAGGCTCGGGGAGATCCGGGGGATCAGCAGCAGGAAGCCGACCGCGGCGAGGGCGCCGGTGACCGCGCTCACCGCGTAGCAGCGCAGCACCAGCCGCCGGGTGCCCCGGCCGGCGACCGGGACGAAGCGCACCAGGACGCCGTTGAGGTTGAACCGGCCGACCGCGGAGAGCAGCCCGGCGGCGGACACCGCGGCGGTGCTCAGGCCGACCGCCTCGGCGCTGTACCAACGGGTGGCGAACAGCCAGAACACCGCGCCGAGGGCGGCCGCGAGCACGGAGCTGAGCAGCAGCAGGTGTCCGTTGCGGACCAGGGCGTCGGCGGGCCGGACGGCGCGCAGCGCCCGGGCGGCGCGGTCGGTTCCGGCGGCCCGGGCGGCGCGGGCGCGGGCGGCCAGCAGGGTCCGGTAGGAGCACTGGCAGGGCAGCGGCCGCGGGCAGGAGCAGGCGCGGTCGGCGACCGTGCGGGGTGCGGGGAGCAGCATCACGACCGGCTCCCCGCCCGGAACCGGCGGTCCTGTGCCCGGCCGACCAGGTATCCGGCCGGGCCGAGGAGGAGGCCGCGCAGTTCGATCCGGCCGAGCCGGGCCAGCGCCGGGTCGGTCCGGGGGTCCGCCGCGCCGTCGCTGTGGGCCGGCGCGACGGAGGCGGTGGGGGTCACGGTGGAGGCGGCGGGGGTCACGGTGGGGGCGGTGGCGCGCCGCAGGGCGTACCGGGTCCCGGCCGGGACCCGGCGCAGCAGGTCGGCGAGCAGCGCGGGACGGTGGACCACGGCCGCGGTGAGGTAGCCGCCGAGGCCGATGCCGAAACCCCGGATCTGGGCCTCGAGTTCGGTCCGGGTGCGGCGGTGGCGGTGCCAGACGACGGCCTCCGGCCGGTAGGCCAGGGTGTGTCCGGCGGCCAGGACGCCGAGGAAGGCGAGCAGGTCCTCGCCGCCGCGGGTCGGCGTGCCGGCACCGGTGGCCGGGTCGAAGCCGCCGAGCCGGCGCAGCGTCGCGGTCCGGAAGGCCATGTTGGCGCCGGTGCCGAAGCGGCCGGCGGCGAACGGGAACAGCGGGTCGGCGGCGTCGGCCCGCCGGGACCAGTCGCGCGGGGCGAAGCCCTTGCCGAAGCCGCAGTAGCGTTCGAAGAGCGCCTGGGCCTCGGTGTCGAGTTCGGCGGGCACCACCAGGCCGGTGACGCAGGCGATCCGGGGGTCCGCGCGGAAGGCGGCGGCGAGCGCGCCCGCCCAGCCGGGGTCGGCCAGGGTGTCGTCGTCGGTGAAGGCGACGATCTCGCCGTGGGCGGCCGCGAGGCCCCGGTTGCGGGCCCGGGCCAGACCGGGCACGGGCTCCCGCAGGTAGCGCAGCCGGCCGGGGGCGAGGCCGCGGACCAGTCGTTCGGTGCTGTCGTCCTCGGGGGCGTTGTCGACGACCAGGATCTCGGTGGCGGGGTGGTCGGTGCGCAGCAGGGCGCGGAGGCTGTCGCCGAGCAGGGTGGTCCGGCCCCGGGTGCAGACCACGACGGTGACCGTCGGCGGGGTGCGGTCGACGGGGGCGGAGGCGGGGGCGGGGGCGGGGGCGGGGGCCGGGTCCGCACCGGGGCCGAAGCGCCGTTCGGCGGCGGCGACGAGACGTTCGCGAAGGGCGTCCGGACCACCGTCCGCCGCCCCGTCCGCCGCCCCGTCCGGGCCGAGGGCGACCAGGCCCAGCGGCCGACCGGCCCGGCGGACCAGGGCCACCGCGGACGGCACCGACCGGTCCGGCCCCCGGGCGGGCCCCGACCGGCCGGGAGCCCAGGGCCCGCCGGGCCGGTCGAGGTCGAGGTCCATCACCCGGGCGGGCACCGGCAGGGCCGGCGTCGGCGCGGGGACCGGCGGGGCGGCCGCCGGCCGGACGGCGGTCACGACGCGCCTCCGTCGTTCCACCCGCGCTGGCGCCAGACGCTGACCGCGTAGCCGAACGGCCCGACCAGCATGCCGCCGAGTTCGCGGCGCCCGAGCCGCAGTTGGGCGAGCTCCCGGTCGGCCGGGGCGCCGCGGGCCCGGTCGCGGCGGACCCGCTGCCACCGCCGCAGCCCGCCGGGGAGGTGGCGGGCCAGGTCGAGCAGCACACCGGGGCGCCGGGTGACCGCGGCCGTGAGGTAGGCGCCGAAGCCGACGCCGAAGTTGAACACCTGCCGCCCGAGCGCGCCGGTGGTCCGCGGGTGGCGGTGCCAGACGATGGCATCGGGCTGGTAGGCGACGGTGTGGCCGGTGTCGAGGGTCTGGAAGAAGGCGAGCAGTTCCTCCCCGCCGCGGGCGGGGGTGCCGGCACCGGTCGCCGGGTCGAAGCCGCCGAAGCCGCGGACGACCGCCGTCCGGAAGGCCATGTTGGCGCCGGAGCCGAAGCGGCCGACGGAGAAGCGGACGAGCGGGTCGTCCGGCCGTTGGCGCAGCGACCAGTCCCGGGCGGCGAAGCCCCGCGAGTAACCGCCGTACTGCTCCAGCGCGGCCTGCGCGGGGGTGTCGAGTTCGGCCGGCAGGACCAGCCCGGTGACGCAGGCTATCCGGTCGTCGGCGCGGAAGGTCCGGGCGATCGCCTCGACCCAGCCGGTGTCGATGATCAGGTCGTCGTCGGCGAACGCCACCACCTCGCCGCGGGCCGCGGCCAGGCCGCGGTTGCGGGCCCGGGCCAGCCCGGGCACGGGTTCGCGCAGGTACCGGACGCGGTCGCGGTAGTGCGCGGCGACGAGGCGTTCGGTGGCGTCGTCGCGCGGAGCGTTGTCGACGACCAGGACCTCGGTGTGCGGATAGCCGGTCCGCAGCAGGGAGTCCAGGCAGCTCCGCAGTGACTCGGTCCGGTCGCGGGTGCAGATGACCACGCTGACCGTGACCGGGCCCGCGGGCACCCGGGCGCGCCCGACCCGACTCGGGCGCGCCGCGGGTGTCGCGGTGGACAGGGCGGGAACGGGGAGTTCCCGGTGGGCGGCGTCGACCAGCGCCCGGCGCAGCGCGACGGTGTCGCCGGCTGTTCCGGTGGCCGTGACCAGGCCGAGCGGGTGCCCGTGCAGCCGGACCAACGCCAACACGCGGCCGACCGGGTCGTCGGCCCCGGACCCGCCGGGCGAGCGCAGCCCGCTCGGCTCGTCCAGGTCCAGGTCGACCACCCGGACGGGGGTGTAGAGCGAGTCGCGGGCGGCGGGACGCGGGCAGGCTGCATCGGTGCGCCGGTCGGAGCCTTTCATCGTTGCTCCTCCGCGGGGACGGTCGCCGAGGGCCGGGCGCCGGGACGCTCGGTGATCAGGGTCCTCAGCACCCGGCGGCCGTCGGCGACGGCGTGGAGGTGGGAGCGACCGCTGCGGCGGGGGAGTTCCAGGCTCGGCACCTCGGCGATCCGCAGTCCGGAGCGCAGCGCGTGCGCGATCATCTCGGCCTCGATCTCGAAGCCGGTGGACCGCAGGTCGAGCGCGTCCAGGAAGGAGCGGCGGAAGGCGCAGTAGCCGTAGCACAGGTCGGTGAGGCGCGCGTCGTACAGGCGGTTGGCGACGGCGAGCAGGGCGCGGTTGCCCATCGAGCGGACCCGGGTGAGGTCCAGCGATCCGCCGCCGCCGATGCAGCGCGATCCTTTGACGAAGTCGTAGCCGTGGTCGAGGAAGTGCAGGAAGTGCGGGATCTCGCCGGGCCACATGGAGCCGTCGGCGTCGATCATGACGATGTACTCGCCGGTGGCGGCGGCGAAGCCGGTGCGCAGGGCGTTGCCCTTGCCGGGTCCCCGCTGGGCGACGCTGCGCACGGTGGGCAGGCAGTGCCGGGCCATCGGGACGGTCGCGTCGCTGGAGGAGCCGTCCACCAGGATGACCTCGTCGACGCAGCGCGGGATCTGTTCGAAGACCCAGGGGATGTTGCGGGCCTCGTTGCGGGCGGGGACGACCAGACTGACGGTCCGGCGGGTGACGACGACGTCCCCGGCCCGGCGCATCGGCCGGGGGTGGGCGGGGTCGTGCTCGGTGCCGCGGTCGGTGGCCCGGCGCAGCGGGTGGCCGTCGTGACCGTCGGGGCGGGCGGGGCCGTCGGGACGGGCGGGGCGGGCGGAGCCGTCGTGGCGGTCGGGGCGGGCGCTCGGGGGCGCGGTGGTGCTCATCGAAAGCCGGCCTCTCGGCGAAGAGGTGGTGGGCCTGGCGCCGGACGGACCGATGGACGGCGGGGGCGGCGCGGCCCCTGGCTGTGACGGGCGCGCCCGGCGCGGAGGCGCGGCGCGGCCCGGTGGAACGGGGCGGGCCCGTACGTGCGGAGCACGCGGGGCTCGGAGCCCGGGAAAGCCCCGAGGGGGCTGGTCGACGGACCGTGGGACGTCGGGGGACCGCCGGGAACCGGGCGGCCGAAGGGGGTGCGCACCGCTGGTCCCGGGCGCCGGGGAAGCGCCGGTCCGTCGTACTGGCGGGGATCCCGCACGGGCGGTGCGGGGACTGCCAGGACCTCATCGTGCGCTCGGTCACCTCACCACGTCAAGGGTGATTTGTCCGTTTTTGGGACTAATCTCCGTGCGTCACCGCGTGCCCCCGGACCGCGACCGGGCGGCCCTGCGGCTCCTCGGCGATCCGCCGGGCGATCTCGGCCGGCCGCACCGGCCGCCCGAAGTGCCAGCCCTGCGCCCAGTCGCAGCCGATGACGCGCAGTCGCTCGGCGTCCCGGCGGGTCTCCACGCCCTCGGCGGTGACGGTCAGCCCGAGGGCGTGCGCCATCGACACCAGACCGCTGACGATCCGCCAGCCGGTCTCCTCGTCCTTGGCCGGGTCGTGCAGGTCGCCGACGAAGGACCCGGCGATCTTCAGCCCGGAGACCGGCAGGTCGCGCAGGTAGGCGAGGTTGGACCAGCCGGTCCCGAAGTCGTCGACGGCGAGCGAGACGCCCTGCTCGACCAGGCCGTGCAGGGTGCGCAGCGCCTCGTCCTCCGGACCGACCACGGTGGACTCGGTGATCTCCAGCTGGAGCCGGGCCGGGTCCAGCCCGGTGCTGTCGAGGATCCGGTTGAGGTCGCCGACCAGGGCGGCGCTGCGGGCCTGGCGGACCGCCAGGTTGACGTTGAGCTGCGGCGCGGCGTCGCCGAACCGCCGGATCCAGTCGGCGGCCTGACCGCAGGCCTGCTCCAGCACCCAGCG comes from Streptomyces sp. TLI_053 and encodes:
- a CDS encoding glycosyltransferase family 2 protein; amino-acid sequence: MNTRRPETETASSTRRAEAPATTLSVVVCSYTLDRWDDLTAALDSLAAQRRRPDETVVVVDHCPALTARLAARPELRVVESTEPPGVSGARNTGVRVARGELLAFLDDDAVAAPDWTEALLDGYRDPAVLGVGGRVDSWWETGRPGWFPPEYDWVVGCSYPGAPEDAGAVRNFIGANMSFRRAAVVAAGGFRGDLGRIGTSPFGCEETELCVRLTALNPGGVLRHQPTAVVRQHVPPARTGWRYFSSRCYAEGRSKAVVARHVGTRSALSSERRYLRRTLPVAVLRAVRHGRLRAAGALGAGACLAAAGYATGRIGRPPGPGATGTDTLGPGATGTDAPGTATATVAPDTGAGTRP
- a CDS encoding glycosyltransferase family 2 protein; translation: MTAVRPAAAPPVPAPTPALPVPARVMDLDLDRPGGPWAPGRSGPARGPDRSVPSAVALVRRAGRPLGLVALGPDGAADGAADGGPDALRERLVAAAERRFGPGADPAPAPAPAPASAPVDRTPPTVTVVVCTRGRTTLLGDSLRALLRTDHPATEILVVDNAPEDDSTERLVRGLAPGRLRYLREPVPGLARARNRGLAAAHGEIVAFTDDDTLADPGWAGALAAAFRADPRIACVTGLVVPAELDTEAQALFERYCGFGKGFAPRDWSRRADAADPLFPFAAGRFGTGANMAFRTATLRRLGGFDPATGAGTPTRGGEDLLAFLGVLAAGHTLAYRPEAVVWHRHRRTRTELEAQIRGFGIGLGGYLTAAVVHRPALLADLLRRVPAGTRYALRRATAPTVTPAASTVTPTASVAPAHSDGAADPRTDPALARLGRIELRGLLLGPAGYLVGRAQDRRFRAGSRS
- a CDS encoding glycosyltransferase family 2 protein, with product MKGSDRRTDAACPRPAARDSLYTPVRVVDLDLDEPSGLRSPGGSGADDPVGRVLALVRLHGHPLGLVTATGTAGDTVALRRALVDAAHRELPVPALSTATPAARPSRVGRARVPAGPVTVSVVICTRDRTESLRSCLDSLLRTGYPHTEVLVVDNAPRDDATERLVAAHYRDRVRYLREPVPGLARARNRGLAAARGEVVAFADDDLIIDTGWVEAIARTFRADDRIACVTGLVLPAELDTPAQAALEQYGGYSRGFAARDWSLRQRPDDPLVRFSVGRFGSGANMAFRTAVVRGFGGFDPATGAGTPARGGEELLAFFQTLDTGHTVAYQPDAIVWHRHPRTTGALGRQVFNFGVGFGAYLTAAVTRRPGVLLDLARHLPGGLRRWQRVRRDRARGAPADRELAQLRLGRRELGGMLVGPFGYAVSVWRQRGWNDGGAS
- a CDS encoding glycosyltransferase family 2 protein, which produces MSTTAPPSARPDRHDGSARPARPDGPARPDGHDGHPLRRATDRGTEHDPAHPRPMRRAGDVVVTRRTVSLVVPARNEARNIPWVFEQIPRCVDEVILVDGSSSDATVPMARHCLPTVRSVAQRGPGKGNALRTGFAAATGEYIVMIDADGSMWPGEIPHFLHFLDHGYDFVKGSRCIGGGGSLDLTRVRSMGNRALLAVANRLYDARLTDLCYGYCAFRRSFLDALDLRSTGFEIEAEMIAHALRSGLRIAEVPSLELPRRSGRSHLHAVADGRRVLRTLITERPGARPSATVPAEEQR